CCCAGCGCGCGGGGCTTAGCGGGCACCGAAGCCGTTTGGCGTGCAAGACCGGCAGAAAGCATTTCTTATTCCTTACTTTCGGCGGAGGTTAGCGAGTAGCATCGGCCATTCTAAATCATTCTTAATGAGTATCATGAAAGCAACAACCCCACGCCCCAACCGCAGCTGGCTGCTTCCATTATTGCTACTTCTTTCACTGGCTACGGCGGCGGCCCAGGAACCGGCAGCGAACAAAAAGTCCGCGGTGGCCCCTGCGAAAAACGAGGAAATGCGGCAGTTGCTGGATTTTTCACGGCCCGGTAGCAACCATGCCCTATTAGGAACCCTGGCCGGCACCTGGACCTTTCAGGACGCCGCTCGGCCGTTTGTCAAGGGGACGCTGCGCCGGACTTCGCTGTACGAAGGACGGTTTTACAACGTAGAAATAACGGGCGGTAAGCTGCCAATTCCCGTGGCCGACGGGAAAATGAAGGAGGCAAACTACCAGGGCCTACAGTTGGAAGGCTACGACAACGTGCGGAAACAATTCGTCACCACTTCCATCAACAACCACATTGGCAGTGATATGGAAGTGCAAACAGGGACTTACGATGCCGCCAAACGAGCCTTCACCTACGAGTCGGAAACTGAGCTGATTCCCGGCGCGAAGACAAAGAATCGAAGGGTGCTGCGCTTCATCGACGCCACTCATTATGCCGAAGACTATTACGAAAACCAGAACGGCACCGATGCAAAAGTCCGGGAATTGGTTTATACCAAAGCGCCTTGAGTGTTGGGTAAGGACAAGCCCCGCGCCGGTCTTCATACTGGGCCCCTTGCCCGGGCCGCCCCGTAGCTTGCGGCCGGCCGGGGCCCCGGCCGCGCCCACCTTGATCCCCTACTTAGTGGATGCTATACAAACTACTCTTGCTGTTGGCGTTGACCTTGGGCGCGGCCGTATCGACCGGGCCCGCCGCGGCGCAAGCTACCCCCGCCGATATGGCCATCATCCGCCGCCCGGCCTTCGACGTGGAGGCCGCTACCCGGCACTACCCCGACACCCTTACGCCGGC
This genomic stretch from Hymenobacter sp. PAMC 26628 harbors:
- a CDS encoding DUF1579 family protein, coding for MKATTPRPNRSWLLPLLLLLSLATAAAQEPAANKKSAVAPAKNEEMRQLLDFSRPGSNHALLGTLAGTWTFQDAARPFVKGTLRRTSLYEGRFYNVEITGGKLPIPVADGKMKEANYQGLQLEGYDNVRKQFVTTSINNHIGSDMEVQTGTYDAAKRAFTYESETELIPGAKTKNRRVLRFIDATHYAEDYYENQNGTDAKVRELVYTKAP